The segment AACAAGCAACTTAAAATCGTTTTTTATGTGTGATACTTTAAAAGAGGATTTATTTAAAGCTGCCGGCGATGAAGATAAGACGAAATCTTTAGTTAAGCGGTTTTGCTTGACGCACCTTTTAGGAAAAAATCCATATGACTTAAGCGACGGAGAACTTATGCGTGCAGCGATCGTTAAGATTTTGCTGCATGAAGTAGACGTGTTGATGCTGGACGAACCGACAAAGGGAATAGATGCATTTTCAAAGATAAATTTAAGAGACATCTTAAAAGAATTCTGCAAAAAGGGAAAAGCAGTAGTTATAGTCACTCACGATCTAGAATTTGCAGCTGAATGCGCAGATAGGTGCGCAATGATGTTTTTAGGGGAGATAATCTGCTCAAGTGAGACAAAAGAATTCTTTGCAGGCAATAATTTTTATACAACACAGGTCAACCGCATAACCAGAGGCATACTTGATAACTGTGTTACTATTAAGGATTTTTTAGAATATGTATAAGCTGCTTAAAATATTAAAAACGGTAACGATGCTAGCCGTTCCGATAGTACTAACGCTTTTTGCCATATTAAATTTAAAAGAGACTTCTATTTTAAGCCTCTTAGTTGTACTTACGGCACTCATAACTTTTTTTGCATTTTTTGAGTTTAAGCATATTCGGGCAAGGGACTTAATGCCAATAGTGTGCCTGACTGCGCTCTCAGTTGCCGGAAGAATGATATTTGTTGCAATCCCCAATTTTAAACCGGTTCTGGCAATAGCGATAATAGCAGGGATCTGTTTTTCGCGGGAAAGCGGTTTTTTAGTAGGAGCTTTAAGTGCGCTTATATCCAATATGTTTTTAGGCCAGGGGGTATGGACTCCATGGCAGATGTATGCATGGGGAATGGTCGGATATCTGGCCGGAGTATTAAACGATTCAGGATTTTTTAAAAAGAATCTTTATATATATATTTTTAGTGTAATGGCAGCCATGTTAAGCAATTTTTTATTAAACACATGGTACATATTTTCTTTTATAACACCTATTACGATAAAGAGCGCACTGGCAGCGTATGCCTTGGCTCTTCCTTTCGATATATCATTTGCTGTATCTTCACTCTTTTTCTTAATTTTAATTTTAGTTCCCTGGAAAAATAGGCTTTTTAGAATAAAACAAAAATACGATATAATGAACAAAAATACCTTTTAATAAAAAGTTTAAAATAATTGTAAAGAACTTACAATCATATATGATATAATAATAAGATTTAAAGGGTATATAAATCATAAAGGCAGGATATGAAGTTGAAAGATTTTGTGACTTTTAACAAGGTTTCTAAATTTTATACCATGGGTGAAAATCGTATAGCGGCGGCAAATAAAGTTACTTTTTCGATTGACAAAGGTGAATTTGTCGTTATTGTCGGCCATTCTGGTGCAGGAAAAACAACGGTTTTGAACATGCTAGGCGGAATGGACACATGCGACGAAGGAGATATCACGGTAGACGGGAATGTAATCAGCTATTACAACCAAAAGCAGCTGATTTTCTACCGCAGATACGAAGTGGGCTTTGTATTTCAGTTCTATAACCTGATTCAGAATTTAACCGCTATTGAAAATGTGGAATTAGCGGCGGAATTATGTAAAGAGCCGCTTAATGCAAAAGAGACTTTAGAAAAAGTAGGATTAAAAGATAGGCTCAATAATTTTCCGGCACAGCTTTCTGGCGGGGAACAGCAGCGCGTCGCAATAGCGCGTGCCCTTGCGAAGAATCCAAAGATACTGCTCTGCGATGAACCTACCGGGGCACTTGATTATTTAACGGGGAAGACTATATTAAAACTTTTGCAGGACACTTGCAGGGAAATGGGAAAGACCGTTATAGTAATAACGCACAACCAGGCTATTACGGGTATGGCGGATAGAATTATAAAGATAAAGAGCGGGGAAGTAAAAGATATAATTATTAATGAGAATCCTCTTAGCGTCGAAAGGATAGAATGGTAGGTTGAAAAAGACTTATTCAAAAAATATTTTCCGCGAAGTAAAAGGAAGCTTTAGCAGATTTCTGGCAATTTTGGCTATTGTTGCGCTTGGGACAGGGTTTTTAGCTGGGCTGATGGCTACCGCCCCTGACATGAAGATATCTGTCGATTCATATTATCGTGAACTTAACATGATGGATCTAAGGATAGTATCGACGATGGGCTTAACTCAAGGGGACGTAAGCGCTGTTTCAAACGTCGCAGGGGTTGAGGCTACTATGCCTTCTTATACCTTAGATGCACTAGTGTCAAATAATTCTAACGAAACGATGGCGGCCAGGATACACAGTTTACCAGACGATACATCTGAAGATAATGAAGGATATCAAAACAGGGTAGTTTTAAAGAGCGGAAGAATGCCTGAGAATGCAGGAGAGTGCGTTTTAAGAGAGCAAAGTGTACAGAGCTTTGAAATAAATATAGGCGACACATTAACTTTAAGCGACCAAAATGACAATTTGGATTCATTTAATACAAAGACTTTTACAGTAGTAGGCACAGTAGACAGTTCTTATTATATGTCTGCCGAAACAGAGACTACTGATATAGGAAATGGCAGTATTGGTATCATAATTTTTACAACTGAAGATGCCTTTAATTTAAGCTGTTATACGGAAATATATGTAACGGCATCGGGTACACAGGATATTTATGCATTCACTGAAGGCTATGATGACTTAATAGACAGGTTAAAGGATAACATCGAAAATATAAAAGGCAGCCGCGAGAAAACCAGATACACTGAAATCTTAGATGAGGCAAATGCGAAATTAAGTGATGCAAAAGAAAAATATAATGAGGCCAAAGAAAAAAGCGACACAGAATTAAACAGCGCGAAGAAGAAACTAGATGCAGCTGAAGCAGAAATTGAAACGCAGGAAAATACATTAGATGAAAATGAAGCAAGCCTTTTAAGTGTAAAAGAAGAGCTTAACAATAATATTTCAGATTTTAATGAAAAAACAGCCTCCCTTAAAAATTTAGCAGAGTTAAAACAGCAGTTAGATTTATTAAAGCCAGATGCTGAAAGCTTAATAGCCCTGCAGGAATCTGGCACGGCTTTAACTGAGGAACAGCAGGCGATTGTAGACAATTACCAGCAGTTGAAAGCCACGTACGATGCGGCAGTATCTTCGCTTACTAGCGAAGAGATTGCGCTTATAAGCGATGAAACTGCGCTTAACCAGATGATAGACACTACAAATGCGCAGTTTGATGCGTCTGAAAAACAGATTGAAGAAGGGCTTTCCCAGATAGAGACAGGTAGGGAGGAGCTAAACGATGCAAAAGATGAACTTAATGAAAGCAAAGCTCAATATAATAACGCGGAACTTGAAGCTAAAAGAGAACTGGATACCGCACTTAATGAGATAAACCAGGCGCAGGAGGACATAGATAACATTGAAATGCCTGAGTGGTATATCCTAGACCGGAATTCCAATGTAAGCTATGTAAGCTTTAGCGGAAATACAGAAAAAATAGCAGCAATAGCAACTGTCTTCCCGATAATGTTCTTTTTAGTGGCGGCACTGGTTTCATTAACGACTATGACACGGATGGTAGATGAACAGCGTATGCAGATAGGGACTCTAAAAGCCCTTGGTTTAAGTAACGGCAGTGTAATACTTAAATATGTATTGTATGCGGGTGTTGCAAGTATAGTTGGGTCTGTTATAGGGCTGGCTCTAGGTTTTTGGATATTGCCTTCGGTAATTTGGACGACGTATGACATGATGTACGTACTCCCCGAACTTAAGGTAGAGTTCCATTTGCAGTATGCTTTGATAGCGTCTATTGCGGCAATTGCATGTACGACAGGGGCAACAGTCTTAGCTTGCTTAAGCAACTTATCAGAATGCCCTTCAATGCTCATGTTGCCTCGTGCTCCAAAGGCCGGTAAACGCGTATTTTTAGAATATATAAAGCCGCTCTGGCGAGCTTTTAACTTTAAGCAAAAAATAACCGCAAGAAATATACTAAGATACAAAAGGCGCTTCTTTATGACTATTATAGGAGTTGCCGGATGTTGTGCCCTCTTGTTAACGGGCTTTGGGCTTAAGGATTCTATTAAAGATATAGTAACAAATCAATTTAATGATATTTTTAAATATAACTTAGTAATAGGATTAGATGACGGTACCGAAACTCCAAACGAGTTAAAAACAATACTTGAGGATGAGGATATAACCAGCGATTACCTTTATTTTTCACAGCAAAGTGCAAATGCTGATAATAACGGTGTTGAGAAAGAACTTTATTTAATAGTGCCCAGTGATGACAGCAAGCTTGAAGATTTTATAACGTTTAAACACCGAACTGATAATGGGGAGGTATCATTTGGAGACGATGATACAGTTATTGTAACGGAGAAATTTGCCGAACAGCTTGGCTTAAGTGCGGGGGATACGTTCGAAATAACAAACAGCGATGATGAATCTGCAACTTTTACAGTTGGGGGCATCACTGAAAATTACGTAAGAAACTATGTATATATGACGCAAGATTGTTATGAAAACGCGTACAATACTTCTCTTAATTATTCTATGATAATGGCCAAATCCACTGCCGATACAGATGAAGCAAGGGATAAAGAAAGCACACAGCTTCTTAAGATAGACGATGTTTCTTCAGTCCAGTTTACTGCTGATATAAGCAAATCTTTTAAAGATATATTGGAAAGCATCGATTATGTCGTACTTGTTTTGATAATATCTGCGGGGATGCTTGCGTTTATAGTACTTTATAACTTGATAAATATAAATATTTCGGAAAGGCAGACTGAGATAGCAACTATTAAAGTACTTGGTTTTACCGATGGCGAGGTTGCCTCATATATATACACAGAGGCGGCGATATTAACTATAATCGGGATAATATTAGGCCTGTTTTTAGGGATAGCGCTGCATACATTTGTCGTTAGGACGGCCGAGGTGGACATAATTATGTTCTCGCGTGAAATAAAAGCTTTAAGTTTTGTCTGGTCAGCTGTATTAACCGCAGTATTTTCTGTATTGGTTGGGGTCATAGTTTACCATAAACTTAAAAAGATAAATATGGTAGAGTCGCTAAAAGCGCCAGAATAATAAAACCAAAGATTGAACATCATATAAAAATAAAATGGAAAGGAATATTAAACTATGGAAAAGACGTTGGTTATTGAGGGAATGTCCTGTTCGCATTGCAGCGACAGAGTTGAAAAGGCACTGAATGCAATAAAAGGTGTAAGTGCAAAAGTGGACTTAAACAATAAACTGGCACGCTTAGAAGTGGATGAAAACGTCGATATGGACGAAGTAGTAAATGCGGTCATAGATGCTGGGTATAGTGTTGCCGCTGTCAAGTAGGTATAAATATAAAAAAGGCATGAGACTTCATGCCTTTTTTTATTTATGTTCATTTAAATATTTTTTTATCTTACTAAAAGTTTCCTGGCTTATTATATGTTCTATCCTGCATGAATCAGCATGCGCAGTATCCGAATCAAGGCCTAGGGTTTTCATCAGGAACTCCGCTATCTGGCAGTGCCTGTCGTAGATTTCGTTTGCTTTTTTTTCTCCTTCGGGAGTAAAGTCTATACTGCCGTCTCCATTGACAGTAATAAGCTTATTTTTCTTAAGTATACTGACGGCACGGCTTATGCTAGGCTTAGCATAATTTAGTTTTTTGGCAATATCAATAGAGCGGACTTTTGAATGGGCCTGCTTTAAAATTAAAATAGTTTCTAAATAGTTTTCACCGGATTCATGCATTGAATAAACTCACTTCTTGTTATTATCTTAAAATATATTAGCATATTGCTAAAAAACATTCAAATTTATTTTAAGACAGCCTTGACTTAAAATCATTGTAGCCAAATTCTTTAATGAGGGTGGTGCCGTTTTTATTAACAACATATATAGACGGCAGGTTTATACCGTTAAAGGTGTTGTTTTTAACCATAGAATAGTGCGCCATATCGCAAAAAACTAGCTTGTCACCTGCATTTAAAGGTTTGTCAAAAGAATAATCGCCGATTATATCCCCGGCTAAACAAGTAGGCCCGCCTAAACGGTAAGTATATTTTTTTTCGTTGGGTATGCCACTTCCTATGATATCCGGCCGGTACGGCATTTCCAGTACATCCGGCATATGGCAGGCAGCAGAGGTATCTAAAACAGCAATGCTAAGGCCGTTATCAAAAGTTTCAAGCACAGTCGATACTAAAAAACCGGCGTTTAAAGCTACGGCTTCTCCGGGTTCCAAATAAACGCTAAGGTTATACTTATCCCTAAAATACTCTATGCAGGAGTTAAGTGTGTCTATGTCGTAATCCTGCCTTGTTATATGGTGGCCGCCACCAAAGTTTATCCACTCCATATAATATAAATACTTGCCGAATTTTTCTTCTGCGGCTTTAAGAGTCTTTTTAAGATCATCTGCATTTTGTTCGCAAAGTGTATGGAAATGAAGGCCGGTTATACCATCTAAGAGGTCTTCTCTAAAATTGCTTATAGTAACTCCAAGGCGTGAAAATGGTGCACACGGGTCGTAAATTGTGTGGCTTTGAGTAGAACACTCAGGGTTTATCCGTATACCGCATTTTGCATTTGATTTTAAAGCCCGGTTTTTAAACTTGGTCCATTGGGCAAAGGAGTTAAATATTATATGGTCGCATATTGAGGCAATTTCATTAAATTCGCTGTCTTGATATACAGGGGAAAATATATGAGTTTCCTTACCCATTTCCTCGTGCCCTAGCTTTGCTTCGAAAAGCCCGCTAGCAGCAGTTCCGCTTAGGTATTTTCCTATAAGCGGATAAAAGAAGAACATGGAAAATGCCTTTTGTGCGAGCAAGATTTTAGCACCAGTCTTATCTGAGACCTGCTTTAATATCTCAAGATTTTTTTTAAGCAGCGTTTCATCAACTATATAGCAGGGAGTTTTCAACGCCGCTAAATCAAAGTTCAGCTTCATTTTATCAATCCACTAATTCCGGGTCAAAGGATTCCTTCCAAGGAAGCCCCCATTTGTTAAGAGCATCCATAAACGGATCCGGATCGAATTCTTCTATATTGTGGACACCGGGTTTATTCCATTTGCCGGTTATAATCATCATTGCGCCTATCATAGCAGGTACGCCTGTCGTATAAGAAATAGCCTGCGAACCCACCTCGCGATAACATTCCTGATGGTCGCATACGTTGTATAGATAATAGGTCCTTTCCTTGCCGTCTTTAATGCCTTTAAAGATACATCCTATATTTGTCTTTCCTTTTGTCCTTGGGCCAAGAGATGCAGGGTCAGGAAGGACTGCTTTTAAAAACTGAAGCGGAACTATTTCTTTGCCTTCAAATTCTATTGGTACAATAGACGTCATACCCACATTTTCAAGGCACTTTAAGTGCGTTAAATAGTTTTGGGAAAAAGTCATAAAAAACCTTATGCGTTTTATGCCGCGTATGTTTAATGCCAGTGATTCAAGTTCTTCGTGATGTAATAGGTACATATCCTTTTTGCCTATTTCAGGGAAATTGTAAACGCGCTTTATTTCCATAGGCTCTGTTTCAATCCATTTTCCGTTTTCCCAGTAGCTGCCTTTGGCGCTGACTTCCCTTATGTTTATCTCAGGGTTGAAATTTGTAGCAAAAGGATATCCGTGGTCTCCGGCGTTTGCATCTAAAATATCTATATAATTTATTTCGTCAAAATAGTGTTTTTGTGCATAAGCAGAAAAGACACTGGTGACGCCAGGGTCAAACCCGCTCCCGAGCAGTGCTGTAATTCCGGCTTGTTGGAAGCGTTCCCGGTATGCCCACTGCCATTTATATTCAAACTTAGCCGTATCAAGAGGCTCGTAGTTTGCAGTATCTAAATAATTTGTTTTAGTTGCAAGACATGCATCCATAATAGTTAAGTCTTGATATGGCAGAGCAAGGTTCATGACTATGTCTGGTTTGAATTCGTTTATCAACTTTATAAGCTCTGGCACATTATCGGCATCTACTTTTCTGGTTGAGATCTTTGTTTTAGAGCCTTTCAGCTTTTCTTTTAAAGCATCACACTTGCTCTTTGTACGGCTCGCTATCAAAATCTCTTCAAATACATCGCTTATTTGGCAGCATTTGTGGATGGCAACACTGGCAACTCCGCCGCAGCCGATTATCAAGGCTTTTCCCATTTTTAATTCTCCTTAAAGTAATATAAATCTATTTTTTACTGATAGCTAAAATCAATTCACGAAGTACTTTTAACGCAACTGCTGTCGAAGCACCGCTTTGGTCGTAAGTTGGTGAGAGCTCGTTTAAATCACATCCAACGATGTTTAGACTTGACACCTTTAAAATAGCATCTAGCAGCTCTAAAAACGAAACTCCGCCTGCTTCCGGAGTCCCTGTCCCGGGGAAAACCGAAGGGTCCAGTATATCTAAGTCTATCGTTAAATAAACAGGTTTGCCGCTAAGTTTTAATATTAAATCGCAAAGCCCGCTAAAATCAAACTTTTGCATACTTACATGACGGGCAGCCCATTCAAATTCCGATTTATCGCCGGAGCGTATACCAAACTGAAAGATTTTATTGTCTCCAGTTAATTCCCAAATTCGCCGTAAGACAGTTGCATGCGAAAGTTTTTCTCCTAAATAATCGTCTCTTAAATCTGCATGCGCGTCAAAATGTATTATGTGAAGATCAGGATATTTTTTTACAAAAGCACGTACAGCGCCTAAAGTTACTAAATGCTCGCCGCCAATCATCAATGGGAGTTTCCCGCTTAAAATCAGCGTTTGAGTAAATTTTTCAATATCATTAAGAGCAAGGACAGTGTTGCCGAAACAAAGATCTAAGTCTCCTGCGTCAAAAACCTTTATATCCTCTAAATCTAAGTCTTGATACGGGCTAAACGTCTCAATACTATATGATTCTGCTCTCATCACCCTGCTAGCAAAACGCGCACCAGGGCGATATGACGCAGTAGAATCAAAGGGGGCACCGAATAAAACGATATTTGATTTGCTGTATTCATTGTCGCACCCTAAAAAGGTCTGAATGTTTTTACTCAACATCTTCCAAAATCTCCTCAACATAATTTGGCAATGCGAACGAACCTAAATGAAGGTTGGTGTTATAGTATTTTGTCTTTATATTAAGAGAATTCCACTTTTTAGCATCTAAATCCTTTATGGGGCTATATATCTTGGAAGCAAAACCAAACAGCCAATGCCCGGAAGGGTATGTCGGTATATGTGCCTGATACACGCGGCTTATAGGAAAAGATTCTACAATGCGCTTATGTGCACGCTGCATAGCAAGAGCATCTGCTTCATAAAACGGGCTTTCCTGCTGGTTGACCATTATGCCGTCTTCCTTTAGCGCTTTAAAACAGTTGCCGTAAAATTCTTTGGTGAAAAGCCCTTCTCCGGGGCCAAATGGGTCTGTTGAGTCTATTATTATAAGATCATATTCATTGACGCACTTCCTTATAAATTTAAGCCCGTCCTGATAGTATATAGTAACTCTTTTATCTTCCAGGCAGCATGAAGTCTGCGGAAGGTATTTTTTGCATATGTTAACTACCATCTCGTCTATCTCAACTAAATCTATTTTTTCGATAAAGTCATACTTAGCAAGTTCACGTACAGCGCCTCCATCTCCCGCACCTATAACGAGAACGTTTTTGACATTTTTATGTACTGCCATGGCAGGGTGGACTATCATTTCATGGTATATAAACTCATCTTTTTCCGTTAGCATCATATATCCATCCAGAGTTAAAAAACGCCCGAACTCAGGTGAATCGAAAACATCTATCCGCTGAAATTCGCTTTTAACAGAAATAATCTGGGAATCTACTTTGATAGACAGTTTAACGTTTTTCGTATGTTTTTCAGAAAACCAAAGTTCCATTTATTTAATCTCCTTTCAAAACGTTTATATACTCCATGTTTTCATCTTGTGTTCCTAATAAAAAAGAACCTTTTTGTTTGGCATATAAAATGTATTCAATGATTTCTTTTGTTATTTCCTCACCGGGAGCTAATACCGGTATTCCGGGAGGGTAGCACATGGCAAATTCACTGCATATGCGGCCGGCGCTGCTTTTAAGGGCAACACTTTCATGAGGTGCGTAAAAAGCATCCTGTGGCGCAACCAGAACTAAAGGGTTAATGTATTCGTGTTTTAACATACCGCTTTTGTCCCGTTTATATATCCTTCTTATTTCAGACAGCGCACCTACAAGCCGCTCTAAATCACGGTATCCGTCGCCGACTGAAATATAAGCTAAGATGTTTCCTAAATCTCCGAATTCTATTTGAATATCGTATTCGTCTCTCAGTAAATCGTAAACCTCGATACCGGCAAGCCCGGTGTCAAAAGTATTTACGGAAAGTTTCGTTAAGTCATAGTCAAATACTGTATCGCCGTTAATTAGTTCCTTGCCGAATGCTAAGTAATCTCCGATCTGATTTATCTCTTCTCGTGCATATTGAGCTAATTCTGCCACCTTGGCAAAAATTTCTCTTCCTTCCATGGCAAGCCTTTTCCGTGATATATCAAGGCTTGAAAGCAGCAGGTAAGAACCGCTGGTTGTCTGTGTTAAGTTAATAATCTGGCTTACATATCTTTCGTCTATACTATTATTTAAAAGCAACAATGAGCTTTGTGTCAAGGAGCCACCGGATTTATGCATACTTACAGCAGACATATCGGCACCGGCATCCATTGCAGATATAGGGAGCCCTTTACCAAAATAAAAGTGCGTTCCGTGCGCTTCGTCTACTAAAACTTTCATACCATGGGCGTGTGCAAACTTAGTTATAGCAGTTAAGTTAGAGCAGATACCATAGTAAGTAGGGTTATTAACGAAAACGGCTTTAGCGTCTTTATTATTTATTATTGCGTTCTTAATATCGTTAAGTGACATGCCGAGGGAAATGCCAAGCCTGTTATTAATCTGTGGGTTTATATAAACTGGTTCAGCACCGGAAAGTATAAGCGAATTTATAACACTTCTGTGTACGTTTCGGGGCATGATTATCTTATCGCCCCTTTTTAAGACAGACATGATCATAGCCTGTACCGCCGAAGTGGTGCCGTTTACTATAAAAAATGCACTTTTCGCATTAAAAGCCTGTGCGGCTAAATCCTCTGCTTCCTTTATAACAGATACCGGATGGCAGAGGTTATCGAGAGGCTTCATCGAGTTTATGTCGACGGATAAACACTTAGAGCCCAGAAAATCCATAAGTTCAGGGTTCCCTTTGCCTCTTTTATGGCCGGGAACATCGAAAGGGACAACGCGCATTTTCTTAAATTTATTTAAGGCTTCCATTATCGGAGCGCGGTTTTGGTCTTTCATTTTTTCCATTCCTTAATATACGTTGCTTCCGCTAAATATTTCTATCATTTCCTGCCTTAAGCTGTTTGTGATATTAAGTCTCATTTTAGGCGGCAGCTCATAGACATCTGTATTGAAAAGATAGTTTTTAAGATCCACATCTTTTATAAGCATCTTTGTATGAAAGAGGTTAGCCTGGTACATGTTTATATCTATTGCGTCATATTCCTGAAGCGTTTTATCATTGATATAATCCTGTATAGACGTAATCTTATGATCGATAAACAGCTTTTTGCCGCTGATGTCGCGGGTAAATCCGCGGACACGGTAGTCCATCGTTATTATATCAGAATCAAAACTTCCTATCAGGTAATCAAGAGTATGAAGAGGTGTTATCTCTCCGCAGGTAGCGACGTCTATATCAACACGAAAGGTAGCTATACTTGTATCCGGGTGATATTCGGGATAGGTATGGACTGTTACATGGCTTTTATCCAGGTGCGCAACAACTGTCTCCGGTACAGGGGAATCTTCAAGGGCACACAAACGTGAGGAAACAAGCTTTTCCTCGGCTATAAGAAAAGTAACACTGGCACCTTGGGGTTCATAGTCCTGTTTTGAGATGCTCAGTACTCGTGCACCTATCATTTCCGTAACATTTTTTAAAATATTTGTCAGGCGTTCGGAGTTATACTGCTCATCTATATATGTAATATAGTCCTTCTGCTCCCGCGCGCTTTTTGCATAGCAAACATCGTAGATGTTGAAACTTAAGGATTTTGTTAAATTGTTAAAGCCATAAAGTTTTAATGTCTCGTTCATACTTATAACCCTACCTTTCCTACCCAAAATAAAAAACTCAAGTGAATGTGACAATGCTATCATAAGTTCACTTGAGTTTACTTTTCTCTTTAAGATGTGGTTTATTTATACCGTTTATCCGATATTATTTATTCACAGTGTAGAGGTCAGAGTCTATATAGCAAGAATTTACTTTTACTACTCTTATTGATCGTTTCACAAGTGTTATGTGCATTTTAGACACATTGGTTTAAAGTAACCAACTTATAAAATTTGAGTTTTATTAAAACCCAATCAATAAGGCAACGAAAGTTGCCAAAATCGGCATTTGACCCGGCTGTCCGTATGGCCATATATTTCTATACACTTATTTTAGAGATAGAAATGGTCAAAATATTCTTTGCTTAGTTTATTATCAATAAACTAGTAAGGCTCTTTTCGCCAGTACGCATAATTATATTGCATATCTATCTAATTGTCAATATGGATTTGTTTTTACAAAGTTAACTTATTATAGTAATTCGCTGCTTTA is part of the Eubacteriales bacterium genome and harbors:
- a CDS encoding aminotransferase class I/II-fold pyridoxal phosphate-dependent enzyme, producing MEKMKDQNRAPIMEALNKFKKMRVVPFDVPGHKRGKGNPELMDFLGSKCLSVDINSMKPLDNLCHPVSVIKEAEDLAAQAFNAKSAFFIVNGTTSAVQAMIMSVLKRGDKIIMPRNVHRSVINSLILSGAEPVYINPQINNRLGISLGMSLNDIKNAIINNKDAKAVFVNNPTYYGICSNLTAITKFAHAHGMKVLVDEAHGTHFYFGKGLPISAMDAGADMSAVSMHKSGGSLTQSSLLLLNNSIDERYVSQIINLTQTTSGSYLLLSSLDISRKRLAMEGREIFAKVAELAQYAREEINQIGDYLAFGKELINGDTVFDYDLTKLSVNTFDTGLAGIEVYDLLRDEYDIQIEFGDLGNILAYISVGDGYRDLERLVGALSEIRRIYKRDKSGMLKHEYINPLVLVAPQDAFYAPHESVALKSSAGRICSEFAMCYPPGIPVLAPGEEITKEIIEYILYAKQKGSFLLGTQDENMEYINVLKGD
- the speE gene encoding polyamine aminopropyltransferase; this encodes MELWFSEKHTKNVKLSIKVDSQIISVKSEFQRIDVFDSPEFGRFLTLDGYMMLTEKDEFIYHEMIVHPAMAVHKNVKNVLVIGAGDGGAVRELAKYDFIEKIDLVEIDEMVVNICKKYLPQTSCCLEDKRVTIYYQDGLKFIRKCVNEYDLIIIDSTDPFGPGEGLFTKEFYGNCFKALKEDGIMVNQQESPFYEADALAMQRAHKRIVESFPISRVYQAHIPTYPSGHWLFGFASKIYSPIKDLDAKKWNSLNIKTKYYNTNLHLGSFALPNYVEEILEDVE
- the speD gene encoding adenosylmethionine decarboxylase, with product MNETLKLYGFNNLTKSLSFNIYDVCYAKSAREQKDYITYIDEQYNSERLTNILKNVTEMIGARVLSISKQDYEPQGASVTFLIAEEKLVSSRLCALEDSPVPETVVAHLDKSHVTVHTYPEYHPDTSIATFRVDIDVATCGEITPLHTLDYLIGSFDSDIITMDYRVRGFTRDISGKKLFIDHKITSIQDYINDKTLQEYDAIDINMYQANLFHTKMLIKDVDLKNYLFNTDVYELPPKMRLNITNSLRQEMIEIFSGSNVY